The DNA region AGATGATACTCTCAAGtcttaattcaacaaaaaaaatacagaaCTCCTTTAGTATGCAGCCTAATATCTGAAGAAAGGATCAGCTCGCCTGTCAATAAAGAAAATTCTCAAAGGCAATCTAATGAATTTTTTATGCAAGAAGACAAAAGTAAATCGTTAGATTACTTCTATCAATTGAGAGCTTAAGAATCATTACACATTTTAATATCATTAAGGCAGTGGTTAGCTCTATATATATGATCTGAAATGGATATGAATCCatacatttcaaaaaatccaaaaataagaGAACTTGGAATTATTTCTCAATACAAAACAGGTTAAAATGTCGGCTAAACTATTTGAGattcaataaaatttataatatccaAACAAGTGGAGTCGATTTACATAAAAAATTGGATTCATTAATCTCATGTCCttcaaaagacaaaaaaaaaatcgccTAATGCATCACTATCCATCAAGTGGAGTCCATTGTTACCCAAATTCTGACCAATGGAGCTACTAGGGGCAGATTCATAGAATAGGAGACGAGGCAAATTAATGGGTTTTAGgctataaaatataatttattttctaaaaaaatcacATCTCAAACTCAACTCTTCCATTTCATTTGGGTGACGACTACAGATTGGCCTCAATAGGTTAGGTCAAAGAGCTACCATAAACAGAGCGAGAGCCCCTCTTCGTTTGTATAAAACTCTTTtatcctctctctctctctctctctctctctcaagaCCGTGTTAGGGCTTCATTCTCGATCCAAATCTCATCCTCATCTGAGACAAAAAGTAAGACTCTTTTGCCCCATTCCCCCATACCAATCCGGGAACCTCAGATAAGTGTCATAAACACTTCATTCGATAACGATCACAAAAGCAAACGAAATCAAAAGTAACATTAACCCAAATGAGTCTAATTTCAGAATCatatacaaattataaaaaCTCAGACAATTTAAGTACTCACAGCCTTCTCGCGAGCCCCAGGTTCAACATGAAAGCCACGCCTCGATAGAGTCAACGAATCGTCGGCCTTCTGCGCCCGAGAATTGAGCCGAAGCGCAGAAAAGGTAGTCTTGTTGAGTAAAAACGCCATTTTTTCCCCTATATCAGACCTCGAAGAATGCAGagaggaaaaagggaaaatataaaaaaaaaaaaaaaaaaaaaaaaaaaaaaaaaaNGTAGATTTCGTACTTCGATGCGTGTTTGTGTGAATATTTGCGAATTCTTCCATATCAAATCACAAATTATGTTTACCTCCCAAAACTAGTGGCATACCGACTAAAAATGTAAACTAATCTAACCGaatcaatatttataaaaatttaaagttcgaattaaatatatttgaattcaagtttaattcaaactttgaaaaatttaaatttttttgctcGAACAGCGGCTCGAAATGAAGTTCGAACCTATTTACGAGTTATTCGAACAATTGTTTGAACATTAAGGTCGAGAATGAAAGTATGAAAGCTAGaaatgtgtatatatttaatataattttattatgttaataaCATATTAAGGCTCGCAAacaatcaaacaaaataatttttactcAAACTTTTCTCGAAAAAAgttcaaacatatttgaattcGGCTCATGTTCGAtaactttaaatataaatcaaatatttatcgatCTAGATCAAAAAACTCACATACCGATTCGATTTATTTATAGTTATAGTAGTTGTGTCACGTCCCGAGACCGAGTTTAGTCGACACCGACGTTGTTTagcaatcacacaatcgaaaacaACAAGTCTCGTAACACAGTATAAACCACAaccaatttatataataatttccAATGAataacattgtctttacaacgaaATAAGTGAAAAACAACAGAATTAAAGCGGAAGCGTTACAACTTaaagtaaatttaaacttaaattcaTAATCTCGAAACTTCACCATCCCAAAACCGGTCCAATTTTTCCTCTTCAAGCTGTTCCTCAGGCTTATCTAGGAAGATGATAGTAAGATGTTAGTGATTTGATCGTCACGCAGCAAGTAGGAGCAGTTTGAAcacaacatgcataaatttcgAAGCACATACCATGTACAACATTACTCATATCACATGCATAACATTGACTAGGCACTGAGATTCCTCTATTTTCCATGGTTTATTGATATCAGTCCCtgatttttactcctctaagatGATGATGCCATATAACGGTTACAATTCCACCGTGTAAGGGCCATAAACATGTCATATTGGGATTCTCACCTATATCAAGTCGAATCATCACAGTGCTCACACACACATCATACGAAAATCATATCAAGAATGTAGTAGAAGAAGAATTTGCACTCGACCGAATTTTCCAAAGAAAAAAATGCATAACCGAAAATCAACTTTAAAACAAGCCAACTTACCTCAATTTTTGAATGCTAAAAACGTAAAGGGTTTCTGCGATGGGAGTTCGAAATTCCTCCGGATATGGACTACAGCAGAGCTTCGCTCCTCGACATAAAGTGAAGAGAGTTTCGAAAATTCTAGGGAGAAAATTTCGAAATTGATGTGTGAATTTTTCGAATGGAATGtgttggtatttataggagtgagatgaaaatcttaccataattcggttgatatttcttccaaaattGTGAGATATAATTATCGAGATATATATTTCATACTTAGAATCATGCCATAACAAATAAATTGTGTAATATACattgcaaatttcgaaatttggcTTCTGGAGTGGATGACTGAACACATACTGCTTTCTCGTGCATATTCATAATGTACCTGAACTGTATTGCAAATTTGTTAGCTTCCTTGTTGAGAAAGCTGCCTTAATTGTATGCAATAATTTTTTCTCATTATGATGATATCCATCCTAAATTCGAAATTAATGTGTATACCTTATACTGGATTTCGAATTTAAGGTATTTATCGGTtgagaaaaattttgattaccatgtattatttagtattttcgaAATATCTATTATTCACATAAttcgaaaataatatcatatacgtGTATGTAATAAATAAGAATTTTACAACTCCCAAAATATTTGGATATCAcaaatgatttttcattttagcataatgattgactgaatcaaaatcatatatttggGGGGCGGTGAATGTAATGTTTGATAGTTGTTATCGTGCTATTTTTCCAAGAGATGGCTTTTATGCAATCGAATTtggaatttaaattatttaagttGTATTGCATATCCTTGTCTACGTAGACATGATTAGAGTTGGATTTGATTAATTATCAAATTCTATCAATTCTTTAATAGAAATGTTACCACTCACTAAATCTATGTAACCCGTTTTAATTATTGTcgataaatgattttttatccTTTAATTGGTGTATTTTTAATCCCTCCATCTAATTTGACACAATCGATCaaaatgaatataaattatTGTTTGCACCGCAAATTATGATGCATGCAAAGCATGTGATCGTGCCAAATATGAAATGATCTGACTTGTATTATCAAACGTTATGTATCTTGATTTGACTGTTTGTTATAATTCATCCGGTATGACTTCAAAACTCATAATTTGgttaaataatatagtaaaaattgcaaaaaaataatccataaacaacatcaaatttaattttgttgttatGAACTTGAGcgaaatttttacaaaaatgataaatgaatatgtcaaaaattaaataaactagaccactgaaaattgaaaataagcGAACAAATCATTGAGagaattttcataaatttttttatgtttgttgATGACTTTTGCGAGAGATTTCTTCTGATTCTTGTTGCTGCTTTTTGTTCAACTCCTCGGAGTAGTTTCGGTCACGTTCCACGATCATCAACCATGCATGGGTCATGGACCAACTTCTCCAATCGTGCAGATCAATCGATTTCTTTATGTGTTGATAACTGGTCTTACACATTATATGGACCTCACCGTGAGCTTTGTAGAATTTGAGTTTTGGAAATTCGGGCTTAACAATTATTTACtaaataacttttttttgaagtgatttattaaataattatgaacACATATTTAGAACTCACTTGTATTTTTAGCCAAATGAATTAATTCTTGAAAGTGATAAAAGAGATATTTGGAGGATATTTGATTAATAAAATAgaagaaatataattataataacaaagtaaatttaaagttttaaaataattaccaACTAAATACGCGTGGCCATATGTTTGAGAAAAtgcaatattattaaatattaatacatGAATTTTACTCGTAAatgtgaaaatataaaattttaaacattattttatattatttgaaattagatttttattttaaaattgataaattacaTAAAACTCATACTTATAAAAATTATCGTAAAACTCAGAAAATCCTCTCAAGCCACCCATTAACACCCTTATTTACTTGTGTTAGACCACACATGAGATCTTTTCAAGGTCTGTGCACGCACACTCTTAGCCATCTAAGACCACTTAAGTGCAGTCTAGATAACAGTTGTGTGCACATCTAACATCGTCTCAGGTCTGTCGCGAACACGGTTTTTTCGGGCCACCATCCTCCTTATCGAGAACCTCCATCTCAATAAGCTCAACAAAATATTCCACCGGCTTTGAGTTTTATCGACAGGAACTGCCGAAGCAGGCAACAATGCATCCATGCAACTACGTAAATCAGATGATAGTTCAATGTCTGAACCCTGGAGCGAGAAATCTGTCCCACCGAACTGGGTATGCTCGTTTTCACGGAATGCTCCAGCCATGGAATCGGTGTTATAGATTAAGCTACCAGTTTCTTGATTCGGGAAACTCGAGTTTTGTCCAATCCCAATTTCCATGGGTTCAACACCACCTTGTGGATAGTGGATGTTATATACCGACTGCATAAAATCCGGGGATGACAGATTTTGTAGGGAGTAGCTGGATTCATCAATCCTTTGAGATATTAGTTCTCGAAGGTAACTATCCTCTAACGGCAAACTTTGAAATGATGCACCAGTAGATAAGCACGATGAAGAGGCGAGCGTATTTAGAGACGATTCATCATAAAACACGACGATATTCTCCTTATCTTTAAATGCAGAGATCACCAGCTCGCGGGCATCAGCCTGAAACAGAAACTGTTAGAATATATCGAGGCATCTTTGAGCCTACACAAATGATGACTCAAGAAACTTAACCTATGCAACATTAACCAACAAGGTTAAAAGGTACGGGGATCCTGCCTTTTGTGGTTCAGACAGGTTATCAGCAGATATGTACTGCCCGTTCGAAAATGTCCCCATCACTTGCCCAACTAGATTAAAAACAACCCCATTTTGTTGTTGAGATTGAGAGGCATCGTACAAGTATAATTTCTTATCAAGAACACACGTTCGAGCATGCTCAACCATAACGTCCCACATCTTAGGCGGCATACCAGACCCAAGGATCTGCAAGCATACAAACAAACAGTCACGAATATTGACAGTTGAGGAAAGTTTGTACTTTTTTTATACACGGACACTTAAGTAATGCAAGACGATAATCGACACATATGATGCATCGAAATCTTACACTTCGAAGCCTTGTGGGATCTAAGAAGAGTAAACACAGAAAGTCCTGCACAGTGTTTACTCTTTCCTTTCGTAACCGCTTGTGAAAAGCGCCGTCTTTGCCAATTTTTTCAAGACGCCATACTTCGTCAGAAAGAGATGGAGGGTGATGTTTCTTGTACACTGGAGGAAGTACAGAACTAAAAGTTAAATCATATGACTTAAAATTTTACTCGTCCCAATTTTCTAGCCTCTTCAATTCTTATTTTCCACTTGAAATAACAAGAAAGCACAAAAGAAATTAGAATAAAAGAAACTCGAACTGATATCAACGAAGGACTCACATTCTCCACGATGATCTCTTACAACAAAGGCTTCTGATTTTGCTTCCTTTACTCTTGCACCACCTGTATTTTCAATAAGTCTAGCTCCCAACCTGAATTTACGACTTCTTGTCCAGCTCGAATTATCTGTAAGCGAGATATCTTCAATTGGAGCAATACCATCTTTAAGAATCACAAAAGTGTCCCCCGTCAGAAGGGATTTTTTGCCTTCTCTTTCTCTCACTATATTATTCTTGAAATCTTCAGAAGTCCAATTGTCACCTTCATCGCCATCAAAATCTCCCTCAAGAACCACAATTTCAACTTTTCCAGATGATTCAGGGCCACAAGAAACAACTTTCCTTGTATGAGCATCAAATAAAGCTACAGCCAGATTGTTGCACCCTTCTCCTTCGATTCGAGTCCCGGTAAACACAGGAATGGATATAGCGTTTAAAAACTGCAAAGTTCTTGATTCAGAACAGTGTGTGTTTGTCACACAATTcctagattaaaaaaaatcatgttaatCTCCAGACATTTAAGAAAATTACCATAAATATGATCATTAATTCTTTCCAGTAAAAGATCTGATCCCATACCGTTTCATATTGGTTGAGTATTTTCTTAAAGCTAAATCCACTTCCTCTTTCACCTGAGATCCAACATTGGAATGGACCAGAGTTACTCTTATTTGTACAGTGTAATGACTGAAGTAAGAATCAAAGAGATACCGAGTAGAAATTTCTCAAAGCATGTATTTCAAGGCCGTGAACTTACAACTCGACGAATCAAAGGCTCCAGAACCGGCCCGGTTAGCTGTTGGAATCTGTGCAGATTCAATGCATCTAGCACCACTCTACAAAAATTGAATGAATAcgatattcaagaaaactttAAGGAGAAACACCGTGAAAACTCCTGTGAGCTGATAAATTGCAAATCAAGGTcagtaaaaatttcaaatttgatgAGCATTTGTTTTTCAGGAAATATAAAGTGCACCGCCAGAATGAAACTAACTCAACCAACGTCTCATTCCGGCAGtcgactaaattaaattattggttCACCTTTCACGAATTAACTTACTCCAAAGGAAATCCAATTATTCAGCTCATTTTTTCCGTGTAATGTGTCAAGTACTAGAcacaaaaaacaatattttttgtgGTACAAGCATATACAAATGGctactaaatttatttaaaatacaaaacagGCCATGCTTAAAATCTGGCTTGGATCTTTAAAGCATTCTAAGATGCGTGCTACACGCTCAAGAAGTGCACCTcattaaagaatgtctccaagCGCAAAAGCACTTCAGAATGCCCTTTCGAGCAAACAAAAGCAAACCAAAATTTTCCTACCACataacatgttcttgttcttttgcCTTAGCATAAATTAATGGCCAACCAGAAGAGAAAAACAGAATCTCAGAAATTCCACCTCAAACCTACAAATTCCAAGGCCCGATGCATGAAACTCTAAAACCAAATTGAAATTTCAGTAGTGCAGAATTTCAAAAGCACGTTCATTCAGCGCACAGAATTacgataatatttttaaaactaaaaaaataaaaagatatttaATAGATGTACTTTCAACTCTCGTGAATCAAGATGTATCATCACTGTAACATAGCAGTAATGGTGCAATATACAGTCACATCAAGAATCATGAAAAACGGAAAAACAACAAACAAGTCAAGAAAGGAGCAAAATCCCGCATCCCAAAACGCTGAAACGTCCAGCTAATGGcaaaaataattcaataaaatGAGCCCATAATTTTGTTGCTGCGATTTCGAAAACTCAACCTTTTGAAAGAAGGTAATTTCCTGGGACGCAAGTCATCGGAGGAGCAACCTTCCCCTCGTTGCGGCCGCTTCTCAGACATTTCCAGAACTGCACCAAAGAAAATGAAGACAGCAAGTGCCTACTCTTCTGCCCTACGACTTGATCGTGGCAACTCTCAAACATGTAATAACTGCAAACAATATAGATAAAGCAACCGCAGCGAGACGGATAAGAGAAGcaaaagaaaacatatttcttccGGGTAAAAAAGCCCAACACGCAGTGCtacgttaaaaaaaaaaaaccaacgtACAAACGGATGAAAAAGAACAACAGAGCAAACAATAAACAGATAAACAATGGGTGCGTTCTTGTTTGTGTCTAGTGGTTTGAGAGGATGAAAAAATAAACGACTTGTGATGGGAATAAAAGTAAAAAACTAAACGataaaaatttcttgaaatcaGAAATATAGAAGTCACGAATCTGTACGGGCTTCAGATTCTGAACGATTCACGGCTTTCTAGATTTCCAAAAGGCAGATTATTACAGGGTTATTAGGGTTTTCTTTGCTACTTTCTGTGGGATTTGAGTTCAAATTTCTGGAAGCTAAGCCGTAAACGATGAAGTTGAAGTTGGCAAAATGTAGACTTGGAGGGGCTGATGTGTTGCTCCGGTGTAGGGACACCCATTTAGGAATTGAATTTATGAGTAATTATCGAAATATTATTCTATTccctcttaaaaaaaaaatcatattttttttttaaaaaaaatcaattttgtaacttctgatttaaatttaaagaaattgcTAATCCTTAAATATGGATCAGTGCCGATTTACTTTTGCCATTTGAAACAAATCGAACTATTCAAAGAAAATAgacaaaaatttcaacaaaagaCCTCAAAATATTTTACCATAAATATTGTAATATTTAATATTGGCCGGGTTGGTAATTTACAGACAATCCACTTTaaagtgatatttttttataaatatttaaaattacttcatcctcatttaattaaaagatatttattttagtaaatttgtatattatttataaGTGACATatctcaataaaaaatattcatttattttatctatagtttaaacataaaaaactatgataaaaaaatatttttttacttttatattttaatattaatataatatctaaACGTGTTATACAAATAAGATAGTGCCACTGGAAGCAAGTGTGTATCATATTCACAAgtatcatttaatttaattttacttATTCAAAATACATTGAATAAGATATAACATTAATATCCTTTCAAAACACTCGATCTTTTGTTAATATGTTGAGTTGTGAAAATTGTATTAATCTTGTATAATTGCAAGACGTAAAGTTGAGATATTTGACCAACTGGAAATTAAATGAAGTCGATCTGAAAATCTGGTGAggtcaaatatttaaataatatatcataAACCAGGAATACAAACAACTAGCGGCCAAAACAGCTAGAAAGACAAGTCAATTATCTAGAAATCATATCTCATGTCGGTCGAGTGAATTCGGATGTTATCGAGGTGAAATGGTGGTCTCAACTCTCAAGATCTAACCGGCCAAACATCATCGAAAAAGACGGCTAGCTCGATAGACCAGCTCTAGTATTTTGGTAATATCTCTCAGCTCAATTATCGTAATAGAACGATTCAGCATGCATTGAAAAATtaagacaatgatctacaaatcaccTCAAATGTTGAAGTCTGAATCAAAGTTTGAGAGACAGATAATTCGCAAATGTTATAGTCCGAATCAAGTTATTGTAGCTCAagtttttaaagaaattttttgaaagaatttaTTCACCACCTCTAAACTCTAACTCAATCATAACATAATCTAACAGTATATACAAATTAGAAAGGTTTCGTAAAATTCTGGTTTctcaaatataataaaacttTTGCTGACATTTAGAAATACTTGAACGAATTTCGTccagaaaattaaatatattgccAATGTTATGGGTGAAGTTTTATGGATTTTAAGTTTTACTTCTAATATACGATCtccatatataaattaaaacaaaatatcaagTTTAGTCATTTATGTACATAAGTTCGACATTTTTGGCCTCGTAAATTTtgttaaatcaattaataatCATGTAACTACGTTTCGATTATAAATCTAAATCATtcattgttaaatttttttaattatgtggTTAATAAATTTTTCGTGTCATGCACGTATATTTAACAATGTAATTATGAAGATTAACAAAGATATTGATAATTTAGTTATATCATTTTAACGAAAAAGATTGAAATTGATCATCGAAACTTAGTTACATAACTATAAtcgattaaaaaaatgatacaatactaaaatgtcacacctcaatatatacataattaaaattaacattttgcCTAAATTATACGTAGGATATCAAACGTATACTAATTTATGATGTTAATTGAATAACTCTACAAATATATTTTCCTACAGTTGATGAAATCTTGATAATTTACGTGCTAACATTTGAAATTAAAGGACAAAAAATAAATAGGAAAAAAATCCACAAAAGCCATGGCGACACCACATATCAATTGTTGTGCGGCCAAACCTAAATAATACAGATTGCAACTCGACAAGCTCAGCCTAGTTCTACGAAGCTTCCTTAGGACAATGACATATGCTTGAAATTGGAATCTATTTTTTTTCCCCCTTCAATAATTTATTACAATCTGGATTTTTGGGATGCAAATAGTTATAATTTGTGTTATCTAGCGGATTCCTTATCCAATAGATTGTAATAGATTTCCACCTATCatgttttgaaataatttaCATATCATCCGGTACACACAAGGTTGATATGACGGTATAAGAGATAGTATAAGATGTCAGTAGTAGCAGTGTCAGAGGAAAGGACATGAGAAACCATCACGCCCTCAAGAGAGGTCGGACACTGAAAACAAAGTTATCATTACTTGTGCATCTATAAATATCCACGTTTTTATTAATTTGGAAGTATTCAGTCCACTTGTTATTTCAATAAATACTCTATATACATTCTCTATATTGCAGCTCTTCCCTTTGCAGAAAATATTTAACCGATTTGAATGTCGGAGTGGCTACGTCGAAAAACCTTCCGGCGTCCCCACTAAAGTTCATCTACTCTCTGAATGTGCATATTCTTTCACCTGGGTACCCTCCGTCCGACCTCGAGCGTGCCCGAGAAGAATTCACTCGACTGTATAAAATCGCCCATTAAACTCACCTGATTTGCGGATCAACATCATAACATAcgaaaaatatgtatttaaattGAATGTCTATATTTATTcaatattattaagtttgagacacttagagaaactaacttttggtgtcataatctgttttaataattatatacattaataaaattttaaaactttaatgcaAGTTACATGTAGCTTAGTGGATagattatttgttttttaaacatCAAGTTATAGGTTCAAtttctattttgattttttttcttttttttttttctatttacttttttaattcatatatcaaaattatagtgtaattatttactattttcaataattatattttgattctcatttaaatataaaacaaaataaattataaaaaatattatatatacgtAATACGTGTGTCGGTGAATTAATATCTAGAATTGGTGACCTGCTGGGACTGGTAACAATATTGGGCATAGAAAAATTTATGTACTACTACGAATCACGTGCATGCATGAATGTAGTTCTATTTCATCAGACTTTTTTCTATAAACAATTCAAATGTTTTACGTGGATGGTAATGCATCCCGGCCCTCAGTCACATGACAAGATACAGTTTTTGAGatccatattatatatataataatattttttcacaaaagttgagtcaattttgtgagacagatctcttatttgggtcattcatgaaaaaaatattactttttatattaaaaatattatcttattattgtaaatatagatatGGTTGACTCATTCTAaagataaagatccgtgagataaCGAGACctactagtttttttttttgaaaaagtaaATCGATTAATATGTTTTATCACAATATTTTATGTGTCTGTggctcttttttttaattattgtagATAATTAAAACATAGAAATCTGTTGTCATTGAGCTTTCTACCATCATTGCATATAATGATAATTATATTCAAATGATTGGTCAAGTTACATTAAATATGAAAGATTATTCGTATCTAATCAATTGCTTTGCTCCTtaattatcatttaaaccaCTTTTACTATTTTTGGAATTtacatataatgaatattatcaAGGCTGATTTCATGCATAATTGACTTATTTTCCGATCAATTATTATACCAacttaaatgtaattatttattatattcacGTTATTATTGAAATTCTTATTTCCATCTCTATGTAAATGAAATTAAGACAAGTTGTCTGTTGTTTTTAGAAATTGTACAAAGCCTTAATCCCTTTAATATCATCCTCATGCAAACCTTTTTTTCTTACCCCCTTTTGGACTTCAATGTGCTCGAGCCCAATGGTATGCCCAAACTCATGAAGCCCAACGTTTCCATGTCCAACCCATCGTTGTCCCTCTTGCTAATGGACCAATTTTGGGCCGAATCAAAATGGACCCTCCCATCTGGCGTCCCGAATGCATGAGCCACGTGACCATTGGCACCATCGAAGGGAAATTCATCGCCATGATACCCACGCAAGAAGCTAATCCAAATATCAGCTTGCGCAAATTTCTTGACTCGGTAGAATTTGCTAGGCGAAACCGATGCCCATCGTTGCAGCGCATGCTCTAACGGTTGTTTTACGTGTTCTTCCACATTCCGGCTAAAAGCATATCTGATTCTCCTTCCAGGCCATCTTGGACTTCCTGGATAGAATGTATAACATGAACTCTCATACATCCAGTCTTTTCCATGATCCTGCTCGTGTTTTTCCTCTATGCTATCCGGATTTCGAACTCGTGTGACGCTAAAATGATAGAATCTCTTCGGAGGGTGTTTGATAAAATTGATGTTTTTATTGGTTTGGCTGTTGAAATTAAGATTGCATTTTAGGTAATCAATATGTAAGATACATTTGTGCATATCAACCTTTTCAAGTTGTTATGTGTTGATAACAAATGAACATCTATATATACTCATAAACTCGAATTCTTCGGTGATctatttttgactttttttctataaatataagttttacgacttaaaaaaaaatcatcttaaCTTCTGACTCAAGTTTGCGAAtattgatttatgatatatattatatatgtttcgTAAATACATTTGTAAATGATGTCCACGTATTTCAGATTTACATGTCATTCGAACTCACTGGTCTGCATTCTTgaatttcctcaacatgacaggTATTCCTTGTCCTGTAAAAATTGACAACCAAGGATAAGTTAGTCTATATATGACGTTAGATTTCGCCCACCTGGATTAAGTGGCCATGCCGTACATTATGGGTTGGCATTAAGTATATTACACCATCCGTTTCCAGAATTTGACACTCCCTTCTTCATTTATGTCGCTAACCGATCACACCTAATGGACTTGGATCCATTCTAAATCAAAATCCCATTTATTACCCGAATCTAAATCCTTATACTTCCTAATTTTGTTAATCTTTTTAATTTACGATCATTCTGCGTGgccacataatttaattaaagatttgTCTTTTTGAATAATGGAGGAGTACCTAACGAGAATTTGTTAAAAGTTTATTACTTGAGCCGTTTGCTACACAGTTGGAAAGGCTGAATGATGAGTGCTTGAGGATTGGGGTTGTGGATTTCTCGTTGGTTATCAATGGGCAGTTCAGAAGAGAGAGTTGTAGCAGTGATCATGGTGGGTGGACCCACTAAAGGTGTGATTTCTTAGCTTTATCATTTGAGCTTAAAGTTGTAATTCACTTGTAATAAAGGGAATATGTTACTCAATAGTCTTGATTTGGTTGCTTGGAAGGTGTAATTGGTCCTCTTTATGCAGTTTCATTGAGATTCTTGAAATTAGGGAGTTCCTTTTGAATGTTTGGACTTTAAGATTGGACAAGAcaacttttt from Primulina huaijiensis isolate GDHJ02 unplaced genomic scaffold, ASM1229523v2 scaffold25443, whole genome shotgun sequence includes:
- the LOC140967565 gene encoding calmodulin-binding protein 60 A-like isoform X2, giving the protein MSEKRPQRGEGCSSDDLRPRKLPSFKRVVLDALNLHRFQQLTGPVLEPLIRRVVKEEVDLALRKYSTNMKRNCVTNTHCSESRTLQFLNAISIPVFTGTRIEGEGCNNLAVALFDAHTRKVVSCGPESSGKVEIVVLEGDFDGDEGDNWTSEDFKNNIVREREGKKSLLTGDTFVILKDGIAPIEDISLTDNSSWTRSRKFRLGARLIENTGGARVKEAKSEAFVVRDHRGELYKKHHPPSLSDEVWRLEKIGKDGAFHKRLRKERVNTVQDFLCLLFLDPTRLRSILGSGMPPKMWDVMVEHARTCVLDKKLYLYDASQSQQQNGVVFNLVGQVMGTFSNGQYISADNLSEPQKADARELVISAFKDKENIVVFYDESSLNTLASSSCLSTGASFQSLPLEDSYLRELISQRIDESSYSLQNLSSPDFMQSVYNIHYPQGGVEPMEIGIGQNSSFPNQETGSLIYNTDSMAGAFRENEHTQFGGTDFSLQGSDIELSSDLRSCMDALLPASAVPVDKTQSRWNILLSLLRWRFSIRRMVARKNRVRDRPETMLDVHTTVI
- the LOC140967565 gene encoding calmodulin-binding protein 60 A-like isoform X1, with the protein product MSEKRPQRGEGCSSDDLRPRKLPSFKRVVLDALNLHRFQQLTGPVLEPLIRRVVKEEVDLALRKYSTNMKRNCVTNTHCSESRTLQFLNAISIPVFTGTRIEGEGCNNLAVALFDAHTRKVVSCGPESSGKVEIVVLEGDFDGDEGDNWTSEDFKNNIVREREGKKSLLTGDTFVILKDGIAPIEDISLTDNSSWTRSRKFRLGARLIENTGGARVKEAKSEAFVVRDHRGELYKKHHPPSLSDEVWRLEKIGKDGAFHKRLRKERVNTVQDFLCLLFLDPTRLRSILGSGMPPKMWDVMVEHARTCVLDKKLYLYDASQSQQQNGVVFNLVGQVMGTFSNGQYISADNLSEPQKAGSPYLLTLLVNVA
- the LOC140967599 gene encoding metalloendoproteinase 3-MMP-like, translating into MYESSCYTFYPGSPRWPGRRIRYAFSRNVEEHVKQPLEHALQRWASVSPSKFYRVKKFAQADIWISFLRGYHGDEFPFDGANGHVAHAFGTPDGRVHFDSAQNWSISKRDNDGLDMETLGFMSLGIPLGSSTLKSKRG